One genomic region from Salipiger sp. CCB-MM3 encodes:
- a CDS encoding zinc-dependent alcohol dehydrogenase: protein MKALVYEGPRTVSVHDMKAPEGQGVRLRLRYCGVCGTDIGIYSGSHPRAQAPLVLGHEFIGEVIEDAAGFTAGQRVTAFPLLSCGSCHPCRTGSPHVCASLRLLGIDQDGGMAEEMIVQPELLVPVPDHVSDQLAALIEPVAVCLRVADRAGVTMGDTCVVTGAGPIGLITALMLRHAGAGRILVSDIAPGRLKLARDLGFETVNVSSESLADAVASATGGDGADVLVECSGAAPVALEMTRLVRTGGTLCLASLYKAPVPVPLLDMSFKELRLIGSRVYTREEFRRAVDLVARLEEPLLRLVTQVVPLSGAGDVFDLVTDPTSDAVKVLVDCQA, encoded by the coding sequence CACGGTTTCCGTGCACGACATGAAAGCGCCAGAGGGGCAGGGCGTTCGCCTGCGGCTGCGCTATTGCGGGGTCTGCGGCACCGACATCGGCATCTACTCGGGCAGCCACCCGCGCGCGCAGGCCCCGTTGGTGCTGGGCCATGAGTTTATCGGCGAGGTGATCGAGGATGCTGCCGGGTTCACCGCCGGGCAGCGGGTCACCGCCTTTCCGCTGCTGTCCTGCGGCAGTTGCCACCCTTGCCGCACCGGCAGCCCGCATGTCTGCGCCAGCCTGCGCCTTTTGGGCATCGATCAGGACGGCGGCATGGCCGAAGAGATGATCGTTCAGCCCGAGCTTCTGGTGCCGGTACCGGACCACGTATCCGACCAACTGGCGGCGCTGATCGAGCCTGTGGCCGTTTGTCTGCGCGTGGCGGACCGGGCGGGCGTCACCATGGGCGACACCTGCGTGGTCACCGGTGCCGGGCCGATCGGGCTGATCACCGCGCTGATGCTGCGCCACGCTGGGGCGGGGCGCATCCTCGTGTCGGACATCGCGCCGGGCCGTCTGAAACTGGCACGCGATCTGGGGTTCGAGACGGTGAACGTCAGCAGCGAGAGCCTCGCCGATGCGGTGGCCTCGGCCACCGGCGGCGATGGCGCGGATGTGCTGGTAGAATGTTCGGGCGCGGCGCCGGTGGCGCTCGAGATGACCCGGCTCGTCCGCACCGGGGGCACGCTGTGCCTTGCGTCGCTCTACAAGGCGCCTGTGCCGGTGCCGCTGCTCGACATGAGCTTCAAGGAACTGCGGCTGATCGGTTCGCGCGTCTACACCCGCGAAGAGTTCCGCCGCGCGGTCGATCTGGTCGCCAGGCTCGAAGAGCCGCTGCTGCGGCTGGTGACGCAGGTGGTGCCGCTGAGCGGGGCCGGGGATGTGTTTGATCTAGTCACCGACCCGACCTCCGACGCGGTGAAAGTGCTGGTCGACTGTCAGGCCTGA